A single genomic interval of Alcaligenes sp. SDU_A2 harbors:
- the recX gene encoding recombination regulator RecX has protein sequence MILPGGFDDEPFETDPQEVQERRQRRRSNAAALSAGQQGQPGGDAEFESDFAADDKVATGASPKRAGPSLKARALNYLSRREYSRLELGRKLAAHADSPEQVASLLDELAAQKWLSDERFAQSLVNRRSARVGARVILQELRQHGLDAGQTDIIKEELAATELERAKQVWAKKFNAPPEDARAYAKQYRFMASRGFSSRILQQILGEWEDGAV, from the coding sequence TTGATTTTGCCCGGTGGGTTCGACGACGAACCCTTTGAAACCGATCCGCAGGAAGTCCAGGAGCGTCGGCAACGCCGGCGCTCCAATGCGGCTGCCCTGTCGGCCGGGCAGCAGGGGCAGCCCGGCGGCGATGCGGAATTTGAATCGGATTTTGCTGCGGATGACAAGGTCGCGACTGGGGCATCGCCCAAGCGTGCGGGGCCATCGCTCAAGGCCAGGGCCCTGAATTATTTGTCCAGGCGCGAATACTCACGTCTGGAACTGGGGCGCAAGCTGGCTGCGCACGCCGACAGCCCGGAACAAGTCGCCTCCTTGCTCGACGAACTGGCGGCCCAGAAGTGGCTGTCCGATGAACGGTTTGCGCAAAGTTTGGTCAACCGTCGTTCGGCCCGAGTCGGGGCCCGCGTCATTTTGCAAGAACTGCGTCAGCATGGGCTGGATGCCGGCCAGACTGACATCATCAAGGAAGAATTGGCTGCTACCGAATTGGAGCGCGCCAAACAAGTCTGGGCCAAAAAGTTTAACGCCCCCCCCGAGGACGCCCGCGCCTACGCCAAACAATATCGTTTCATGGCCAGTCGGGGTTTTTCCAGTCGCATCCTGCAGCAAATCTTGGGCGAATGGGAAGACGGGGCTGTTTAG
- a CDS encoding LysR family transcriptional regulator, giving the protein MLEIRHMETLSAIRDSGSLQEAAERLHVTQSALSHQLRDLETRLQVQLLNRRTRPARLTTAALRILTLADEVLPRVRATERDLQRLAAGRTGRLHVAIDCHSCFQWLMPTLDAFRQQWPDVTLDLSAAFSFAPLPALLRGDLDVVITSDPQNSDDVHYAPLFRYELALAVASQHPLAQYRYIEPLQLADQTLITYPVERSRLDIFTQFLEPADIEPAAVRQAELTPMIVQLVASQRGVTALPNWALTEFLNQGLLRTCRLGEHGVWRTLYAAVRKEDLQADYVQAFLKQARDTSFQTLQGISQAQG; this is encoded by the coding sequence ATGCTTGAAATTCGTCATATGGAAACGCTGAGCGCCATCCGCGACAGCGGCAGCCTGCAAGAGGCCGCCGAACGCCTGCACGTCACGCAATCCGCCCTATCCCATCAGTTGCGCGACCTGGAAACGCGGCTACAGGTGCAATTATTGAACCGACGCACCCGCCCTGCCCGACTGACCACCGCCGCGCTGCGCATACTGACTCTGGCCGACGAAGTCCTGCCGCGCGTGCGCGCGACCGAACGCGACCTGCAGCGGCTGGCGGCCGGGCGTACTGGACGCTTGCATGTGGCTATTGATTGCCACTCTTGTTTTCAATGGCTGATGCCGACGCTGGATGCTTTTCGCCAACAGTGGCCCGATGTCACCCTGGATCTGTCCGCTGCATTTTCGTTCGCACCGCTACCTGCACTGTTGCGCGGCGATCTGGATGTGGTGATTACGTCCGACCCGCAGAACAGCGACGATGTCCATTACGCGCCCTTGTTTCGCTACGAATTGGCCCTGGCCGTGGCCAGCCAGCACCCCCTGGCCCAGTATCGCTATATCGAGCCCCTGCAACTGGCCGATCAGACTCTGATTACCTACCCTGTGGAACGCAGCCGCCTGGATATATTCACGCAGTTTCTGGAGCCCGCCGATATAGAGCCGGCCGCCGTCCGACAGGCGGAACTGACACCCATGATTGTGCAACTGGTCGCCAGCCAGCGCGGCGTGACGGCTCTGCCAAACTGGGCGCTGACCGAGTTTCTGAATCAAGGTTTGTTGCGCACATGCAGACTGGGGGAGCACGGGGTGTGGCGCACCCTGTACGCTGCCGTGCGCAAAGAAGATTTACAGGCCGATTATGTCCAGGCCTTTTTAAAACAAGCCCGTGACACCAGCTTCCAGACCTTGCAAGGAATCAGCCAAGCGCAAGGCTAA
- a CDS encoding DUF2889 domain-containing protein, which produces MPLPKTSVAREPLHTRTIKVESFAREDGLWDLEAELVDLKSYDFPIRHGQIHKAGDPVHHMHLRITIDSDFTITDALAVYDAAPYGQDCASIAPAYRQLVGLNLLKQFRQRVKERLARSAGCTHLSELAQVLPTAAVQTMAGRRRSSGESEIHRTDKQPFHLDGCHALRLGGPVVKEFYPVWYRPDTQAGGS; this is translated from the coding sequence ATGCCTTTGCCCAAGACGTCCGTCGCCCGTGAACCGCTGCATACTCGCACCATCAAGGTGGAGTCGTTCGCTCGGGAAGATGGCCTATGGGATCTGGAAGCCGAGCTGGTCGATTTGAAATCCTACGATTTCCCCATCCGCCACGGCCAGATCCACAAGGCGGGTGATCCCGTTCATCATATGCACCTGCGCATCACCATCGATAGCGACTTCACCATCACGGATGCCTTGGCCGTGTACGATGCCGCGCCTTATGGTCAGGACTGCGCCTCCATTGCGCCTGCCTATCGGCAATTGGTGGGTCTGAATCTTCTGAAGCAGTTTCGCCAGCGGGTCAAGGAGCGTCTGGCGCGCTCGGCCGGCTGTACTCATTTGAGCGAGCTGGCCCAGGTTCTGCCCACCGCCGCGGTGCAGACGATGGCGGGGCGGCGGCGCAGCAGTGGCGAATCGGAAATCCATCGTACCGACAAACAGCCTTTCCATCTGGATGGTTGTCATGCCTTGCGTCTGGGCGGTCCGGTGGTCAAGGAGTTCTATCCGGTCTGGTACAGGCCGGATACGCAGGCCGGGGGTTCATAG
- the sucC gene encoding ADP-forming succinate--CoA ligase subunit beta — translation MKIHEYQGKSLLKQFGVAVPRGIPAFSVDEAVAAAQELGGSVWVVKAQIHAGGRGKGGGVKLARSIDEVRQLASEILGMQLITHQTGPEGQKVGRLLIEEGADIQKEYYVGIVTDRATQRVAVMASREGGMEIEEVAERNPDAILKEFVDPALGLTNEQATKLARGIGVPDASIEKAVAEFQKLYKCYTETDAELAEINPLILTGSGDIIALDAKFNFDSNALFRHPDIVAFRDLAEEDPAEVEASKYDLAYIQLDGNIGCLVNGAGLAMATMDTIKLFGGEPANFLDVGGGATAEKVTEAFKIMLANKGVKAILVNIFGGIMRCDVIAEGVIAACKAVNLNVPLVVRMKGTNEELGKKMLADSGLPIISADTMAEAATAVVAAAK, via the coding sequence ATGAAAATTCACGAATATCAGGGCAAGTCGCTGCTAAAGCAGTTTGGCGTTGCCGTGCCGCGCGGAATTCCTGCCTTCTCCGTCGACGAGGCGGTGGCTGCCGCACAGGAGCTGGGTGGCTCCGTGTGGGTGGTAAAGGCGCAGATCCACGCCGGTGGCCGTGGCAAGGGCGGTGGCGTCAAGCTGGCCCGTTCCATCGACGAAGTGCGCCAGTTGGCCTCGGAAATCCTGGGCATGCAACTGATCACGCACCAGACCGGCCCTGAAGGCCAGAAAGTGGGCCGCCTGCTGATCGAAGAAGGCGCGGACATCCAGAAAGAATACTACGTCGGCATCGTGACCGACCGTGCTACCCAGCGCGTTGCCGTGATGGCTTCCCGCGAAGGCGGCATGGAAATCGAAGAAGTGGCCGAGCGCAACCCCGACGCCATTCTGAAAGAATTCGTGGACCCCGCTCTTGGCCTGACCAACGAGCAAGCCACCAAGCTGGCTCGCGGTATTGGCGTGCCTGATGCTTCCATCGAAAAAGCCGTTGCTGAATTCCAGAAGCTGTACAAGTGCTACACCGAAACCGACGCTGAACTGGCCGAGATCAACCCGCTGATCCTGACCGGCTCGGGTGATATCATCGCTTTGGACGCCAAGTTCAATTTTGATAGCAACGCCTTGTTCCGTCATCCCGATATCGTCGCTTTCCGCGACCTGGCCGAAGAAGATCCGGCCGAAGTCGAAGCCAGCAAGTACGATCTGGCCTACATCCAGCTGGACGGTAATATCGGCTGCCTGGTCAACGGTGCCGGCCTGGCCATGGCCACGATGGACACGATCAAGCTGTTTGGCGGCGAACCTGCCAACTTCCTGGACGTGGGCGGCGGCGCAACGGCTGAAAAAGTCACCGAAGCCTTCAAGATCATGCTGGCCAACAAGGGCGTCAAAGCCATTCTGGTCAACATCTTTGGCGGCATCATGCGTTGCGACGTCATCGCCGAAGGCGTGATTGCTGCGTGCAAGGCCGTCAACCTGAACGTGCCGCTGGTCGTGCGCATGAAAGGTACCAACGAAGAGCTGGGCAAGAAGATGCTGGCCGATTCCGGTCTGCCCATCATCAGCGCTGACACCATGGCCGAAGCCGCGACCGCTGTTGTCGCCGCCGCCAAGTAA
- the sucD gene encoding succinate--CoA ligase subunit alpha: protein MSILINKDTKVITQGITGKTGQFHTRMCREYGNGMEAFVAGVNPKRAGEDFEGVPIYATVSDAKAETGATVSVIYVPPAGAAAAIWEAVEADLDLVICITEGIPVRDMLEVRNRMRAENRKTLLLGPNCPGLITPDEIKIGIMPGHIHRKGRIGVVSRSGTLTYEAVAQVTELGLGQSSAVGIGGDPINGLKHIDVLKMFNDDPDTDAVIMIGEIGGPDEVNAALWAKDNMTKPVVGFIAGVTAPPGKRMGHAGALISGGADTADAKLEVMEACGIRTTRNPSEMGKLLKSVL, encoded by the coding sequence ATGTCGATTCTGATCAATAAAGACACCAAAGTCATCACGCAAGGGATCACCGGCAAGACCGGCCAGTTCCACACCCGCATGTGCCGCGAGTACGGCAATGGCATGGAAGCCTTCGTGGCTGGCGTGAATCCCAAGCGCGCCGGCGAAGACTTCGAGGGCGTGCCTATCTACGCCACCGTGTCGGACGCCAAAGCCGAAACCGGTGCCACCGTGTCGGTTATTTATGTTCCACCCGCAGGCGCTGCCGCCGCTATCTGGGAAGCTGTTGAAGCCGACCTGGATCTGGTAATTTGCATTACCGAAGGCATCCCTGTGCGCGATATGCTGGAAGTGCGCAACCGCATGCGCGCCGAAAACCGTAAGACCCTGCTGTTGGGCCCGAACTGCCCCGGTCTGATCACCCCGGACGAAATCAAGATCGGCATCATGCCCGGTCACATTCACCGCAAGGGCCGCATCGGCGTGGTCAGCCGCTCTGGCACCCTGACCTACGAAGCCGTGGCGCAAGTCACTGAGCTGGGCCTGGGCCAGTCCTCGGCGGTTGGTATCGGTGGCGACCCGATCAACGGTCTGAAGCACATCGATGTGCTCAAGATGTTCAACGACGACCCAGACACCGATGCCGTCATCATGATCGGTGAAATCGGCGGTCCTGACGAAGTCAACGCCGCTCTGTGGGCCAAGGACAACATGACCAAGCCCGTGGTCGGCTTTATCGCCGGCGTGACTGCGCCTCCCGGAAAACGCATGGGCCACGCCGGTGCGCTGATCTCGGGCGGTGCCGATACGGCCGACGCCAAGCTCGAAGTCATGGAAGCCTGCGGCATCCGTACGACGCGCAACCCATCCGAAATGGGCAAGTTGCTCAAGTCGGTGCTGTAA
- a CDS encoding TerC family protein, with protein MIEFLQSLHWGSLFQIVLIDILLGGDNAVVIALACRNLPKQQRMQGILWGTAGAIILRVVLIFFALTLLGIPFLKVVGAVLLLWIGIKLLIPDDDAHGNIQGASSIWAAVKTIIVADFVMSLDNVIAIAGAAQNAHLDHQLGYVVFGLLLSVPIIIWGSTLVLKLIDRFPVVVTLGGALLGWIAGGMLVTDAFVENQFGVIASPVKLGVEIVCALLVVAVGKGLASRKGSIKES; from the coding sequence ATGATTGAATTTCTACAGTCGCTCCATTGGGGGTCTTTGTTTCAGATCGTTCTGATCGATATCTTGCTTGGCGGGGACAATGCCGTCGTCATTGCGCTGGCCTGTCGCAATCTGCCCAAGCAGCAGCGCATGCAGGGCATCTTGTGGGGCACGGCCGGTGCCATCATCTTGCGGGTCGTGCTGATTTTCTTCGCGCTGACCTTGCTGGGCATTCCCTTTCTGAAAGTGGTCGGCGCCGTGCTGCTGCTGTGGATAGGCATCAAGCTGCTGATTCCCGATGATGATGCGCATGGCAATATCCAGGGGGCCAGCTCTATCTGGGCGGCGGTCAAGACGATTATCGTGGCCGACTTCGTCATGAGCCTGGACAACGTGATTGCGATTGCTGGCGCGGCCCAGAATGCGCATCTGGATCACCAACTGGGCTATGTGGTCTTTGGTCTGCTGCTCAGCGTGCCCATCATTATCTGGGGCAGCACGCTGGTGCTTAAACTGATTGATCGCTTCCCTGTGGTCGTGACGTTGGGCGGCGCGCTCCTGGGCTGGATCGCCGGCGGCATGCTGGTAACAGATGCCTTTGTGGAAAATCAATTCGGCGTGATCGCCTCTCCTGTTAAACTGGGGGTCGAGATCGTTTGCGCCCTGCTGGTCGTGGCCGTCGGCAAAGGGCTGGCCAGCCGCAAGGGCTCTATCAAGGAAAGTTAA
- the hemC gene encoding hydroxymethylbilane synthase — translation MLAPRKLVIATRASQLALWQAEHVRARLQQLYPQCEVTLLEMTTRGDTILDRTLSKVGGKGLFVKELETALLDGRADLAVHSLKDVPVDLQSPFALPIIMERDDPRDAFVSNDYASLAALPAGAVVGTSSLRRESQIRERYPHLDIRPLRGNVQTRLAKLDRGDYAAIILASAGLRRLGLAERVRDYISVDDSLPAAGQGALGIEILENRQELAQWLAPLADARSAACAQAERAVSLALGGSCQVPLAAYATLQDDSLDLRGLVAEPDGSVVYRARLRGPAADAQALGIALAQDLKEQGAQAILDRLLSESSTGH, via the coding sequence GTGCTCGCTCCCCGGAAACTGGTCATTGCCACCCGCGCCAGCCAACTGGCGCTGTGGCAGGCCGAACACGTGCGTGCCCGCTTGCAGCAGTTGTACCCGCAATGCGAGGTTACTTTGCTGGAGATGACCACGCGCGGCGACACCATTTTGGATCGTACCCTGTCCAAAGTCGGCGGCAAGGGGCTGTTCGTCAAGGAACTGGAAACCGCCTTGCTGGACGGGCGGGCCGATCTGGCGGTTCATTCCTTAAAGGACGTGCCTGTCGATCTGCAATCGCCGTTTGCCTTGCCCATCATCATGGAGCGCGATGATCCGCGCGATGCGTTCGTCTCGAACGACTACGCCAGCCTGGCGGCTTTGCCGGCGGGGGCCGTGGTGGGTACATCCAGCCTGCGCCGCGAGTCGCAGATCCGCGAACGCTATCCGCATTTGGATATCCGGCCCTTGCGCGGCAATGTTCAGACCCGTCTTGCCAAGCTGGATCGGGGCGACTATGCCGCTATTATCCTGGCGTCGGCTGGCCTGCGGCGTCTGGGACTGGCCGAGCGCGTCCGCGATTACATCTCTGTGGACGACAGCCTGCCTGCTGCCGGGCAAGGCGCCCTGGGCATCGAGATTTTGGAAAATCGCCAGGAGCTGGCGCAATGGCTGGCTCCCCTGGCCGATGCGCGCAGTGCTGCTTGCGCACAGGCCGAACGGGCGGTGTCGCTGGCTTTGGGCGGATCTTGCCAAGTCCCGTTGGCGGCGTATGCCACGTTGCAGGACGATAGTCTGGACTTGCGTGGGCTGGTTGCCGAGCCGGACGGCTCCGTGGTCTATCGTGCCCGCCTCCGTGGGCCAGCCGCCGATGCCCAGGCCTTGGGCATCGCCTTGGCGCAAGACCTGAAAGAACAGGGCGCGCAGGCTATTTTGGATCGCCTGCTGTCCGAATCCTCTACAGGCCACTGA
- a CDS encoding uroporphyrinogen-III synthase produces the protein MVTPQVVLTRPAGRNEPLAAALAAQGFSSLVLPALELQPLDLSAANWQDPADFDLVMFVSGNAAAFYFSALRARGLCWPAGVRLGAVGAATARALVAQPGVPADLVLQPADPASLQDSEALWPQIKALLPQVRRVLIVRGHIGREWLGTRLEQSGVQVSRLAVYRRCPQVWSTEQAQRVQQALEQFPLVLLSSSESVDAILANVQRLGLQALWGRCRYVVIHPRIHEHLLSRLAQAGIDAHPVVKRCTPDDDAIVAAMIAVLSRD, from the coding sequence ATGGTCACGCCCCAGGTCGTGCTGACGCGGCCGGCCGGCCGCAACGAACCCCTGGCAGCCGCCCTGGCTGCACAGGGGTTTTCTTCGTTGGTGCTGCCTGCCTTGGAGCTGCAGCCGCTGGACCTGTCGGCCGCCAACTGGCAGGACCCGGCCGATTTTGATCTGGTCATGTTCGTCAGCGGTAATGCCGCTGCGTTTTATTTTTCCGCCTTGCGCGCACGCGGCCTGTGCTGGCCTGCCGGCGTACGCCTGGGGGCGGTCGGTGCCGCCACTGCGCGCGCCTTGGTGGCTCAACCCGGCGTGCCTGCCGATCTGGTGCTGCAGCCTGCCGATCCCGCATCCTTACAAGATTCCGAAGCGCTCTGGCCTCAGATCAAGGCCTTGTTGCCGCAGGTGCGCCGCGTGCTGATCGTGCGAGGCCATATCGGACGCGAGTGGCTGGGCACGCGCCTTGAACAGTCCGGCGTGCAGGTAAGCAGGCTGGCTGTTTATCGACGCTGTCCGCAGGTCTGGAGCACGGAGCAGGCGCAGCGCGTGCAGCAGGCGCTGGAGCAATTTCCTTTGGTCTTGCTCAGTAGCTCAGAAAGCGTAGACGCGATTCTGGCGAACGTGCAAAGGCTGGGTTTACAGGCCTTGTGGGGGCGTTGTCGCTACGTGGTCATTCATCCGCGCATCCATGAACATTTGCTTTCTCGCTTGGCGCAGGCTGGAATCGACGCCCATCCAGTGGTAAAAAGGTGTACGCCAGACGATGACGCCATCGTTGCAGCCATGATCGCGGTGCTCTCGCGCGACTAG
- a CDS encoding uroporphyrinogen-III C-methyltransferase, with translation MNDKTDHASASESEPVGSRPQATAASAASHSTMPKASERKKNSAAPAYALTALVIALAAGALWYQHGSIQQYKDELQGQLAANITATQQAGQRADQALAMLQRQSDKLAALEKSYRDSTEQFQDLSQAFQTMTDRGSDLILLNDIDHLATIAQQQLLLGGNVANAIVSLEAAQAQLARANRVRLAPLQQTLNGDLDRLRAAATVDVASLSRQLETLSRYVSEAPLLVPDDVAGGASTQALDLQSSQPVPADLPADAPWWQQGWNTVEQWSVQAWRSLTHDLGQFVSVRRVDDAAALLMSPDQAARLRENLRLRIMTAQLAMMMNQSSVWQTELDAVTTALQNRFDVRSNPVQQALRLAGQLQDTQIGARLPTVNNTLAAIESLRQDEANRVQDNSSAPASNPEPAPEPTPETAPESAPEPVPEPAAQPEQSAPAVSEPVAPEPAALDADAHIGDTPPDQAQG, from the coding sequence ATGAACGATAAAACAGATCACGCATCCGCAAGCGAATCGGAGCCAGTAGGCTCCCGTCCTCAGGCGACAGCGGCATCTGCCGCCTCCCACAGCACCATGCCCAAGGCATCCGAGCGCAAAAAAAACAGCGCCGCCCCCGCTTACGCCTTGACGGCCCTGGTCATTGCGCTGGCAGCAGGGGCCCTGTGGTACCAGCACGGCAGCATTCAGCAATACAAAGACGAACTTCAGGGGCAGCTGGCCGCCAACATCACGGCTACGCAGCAAGCCGGCCAACGCGCCGACCAGGCCTTGGCCATGTTGCAGCGTCAGTCGGACAAGCTGGCCGCCCTGGAAAAATCCTATCGCGATTCCACCGAGCAGTTCCAGGACCTTAGCCAGGCCTTTCAGACCATGACCGATCGTGGTTCGGACCTGATTCTTCTGAACGACATCGATCATCTGGCCACCATTGCCCAGCAACAATTACTGCTGGGCGGAAACGTGGCCAATGCCATTGTGTCCCTGGAGGCCGCTCAGGCTCAGCTGGCGCGCGCTAACCGAGTACGCCTGGCACCGTTGCAACAGACCCTCAACGGGGATCTGGATCGTCTGCGTGCTGCTGCCACAGTGGATGTGGCGTCCTTGTCCAGGCAATTGGAAACCTTGTCCCGTTACGTATCCGAAGCGCCTTTGCTGGTGCCGGACGACGTTGCCGGCGGTGCCAGCACGCAAGCCCTGGATCTGCAGTCCAGTCAGCCGGTGCCGGCTGATCTGCCGGCCGATGCGCCCTGGTGGCAGCAAGGCTGGAATACGGTGGAGCAATGGAGCGTGCAGGCTTGGCGCTCGTTGACGCACGATCTTGGACAGTTTGTGTCGGTGCGGCGCGTCGACGATGCCGCCGCCTTGTTGATGTCACCCGACCAAGCCGCCCGTCTGCGCGAAAACCTGCGCTTGCGCATCATGACGGCGCAATTGGCCATGATGATGAATCAGTCTTCGGTCTGGCAGACCGAGCTCGATGCCGTCACGACTGCGCTGCAGAACCGCTTCGATGTCCGCTCCAATCCGGTACAGCAGGCGCTGCGCTTGGCCGGGCAGTTGCAAGATACCCAGATCGGTGCCCGTCTGCCTACGGTTAACAATACCTTGGCGGCCATTGAAAGTCTGCGTCAGGACGAAGCCAATCGGGTTCAGGACAATAGCTCTGCGCCGGCGTCCAACCCGGAGCCGGCTCCCGAACCCACGCCTGAAACCGCTCCCGAATCAGCCCCAGAACCCGTTCCCGAGCCTGCCGCGCAACCCGAACAGAGCGCGCCGGCGGTGTCTGAACCTGTTGCCCCCGAGCCTGCGGCCCTGGATGCGGACGCACATATCGGTGACACGCCGCCTGATCAGGCACAGGGGTAA
- a CDS encoding heme biosynthesis HemY N-terminal domain-containing protein produces the protein MRTWFWTLILFVAAVALALVLREHAGNVYLATPHYLVRSSLTFVVLSLLALFVGLYIFLRLLAWVSGGPERFRLWRGRRAQKRDQALLETGWISILEGRYDQAEKDMIKLMSKTRSQSSKVVAGLAAARAAHYQGDMNRRDQALAAAQSAAGQDTRLKDASAVAAAEMYLDQNLAQQAIDLLQPLQDASSRHLHATRLLLRAYRQSGNAERVYELTRVLMRRSGIERQEALAYIEFAAAARLRAAGIDQFKALWSDLKADEKLLPGVALEAALIQEREGHYEEAGRILEPAIAASFDARLLEAYAQCPREQVGRRLAKAEEWLRSQPHNPVLLSTLGHLCLTSQLWGQGEHYLLRSLKIQGDLRNHALLGNLYDSLGRRDEAVAYWRKAAAMAGTLPVLAISGALPAADTHLDPAHVDGDSLPGDGDAQTLPYDASAMAADLPDSGRPLPVVEPVTPAAKPSQDVLTSSSDLDDYFDTAPIPGVDLSQTSDRPRRSND, from the coding sequence ATGCGTACATGGTTCTGGACTCTTATCCTGTTTGTGGCCGCCGTGGCCTTGGCGCTGGTGCTGCGCGAACATGCCGGCAATGTCTATCTGGCGACGCCGCATTATCTGGTGCGCTCCTCACTGACCTTTGTCGTCCTGTCTTTGTTGGCCTTGTTCGTGGGCCTGTATATTTTTCTGCGCTTGCTGGCCTGGGTCAGCGGCGGGCCGGAGCGTTTTCGCCTGTGGCGCGGCCGCCGAGCCCAGAAGCGTGATCAAGCCTTGCTGGAAACCGGCTGGATCAGCATTCTTGAAGGTCGCTACGATCAGGCCGAAAAAGACATGATCAAGCTCATGAGCAAGACCCGATCGCAAAGCAGCAAGGTTGTTGCCGGTCTGGCTGCGGCCCGCGCGGCGCACTACCAGGGCGACATGAACCGTCGTGACCAAGCCCTGGCGGCGGCGCAGTCGGCTGCAGGACAAGATACTCGGCTCAAGGATGCCAGCGCGGTTGCGGCCGCCGAAATGTATCTTGATCAGAATCTTGCGCAGCAGGCCATAGACTTGCTGCAACCGTTGCAGGATGCCAGTTCGCGTCATTTGCATGCGACCCGCCTGTTGTTGCGTGCGTACCGTCAGTCGGGCAATGCCGAGCGCGTATACGAGTTGACCCGCGTGCTGATGCGCCGCAGCGGGATCGAGCGTCAGGAGGCGTTGGCCTATATTGAATTTGCTGCTGCCGCCCGTTTGCGGGCCGCAGGTATCGACCAGTTCAAGGCACTGTGGTCAGACCTGAAGGCGGACGAGAAACTGCTTCCCGGCGTCGCCCTGGAAGCGGCCCTGATCCAGGAGCGCGAAGGTCACTACGAAGAGGCCGGCCGTATTCTGGAACCGGCGATTGCCGCCAGTTTCGATGCCCGTCTGCTGGAGGCTTATGCCCAATGCCCCCGCGAACAGGTCGGCCGCCGTCTGGCCAAGGCCGAAGAATGGTTGCGCAGCCAGCCGCATAATCCGGTGTTGCTCTCTACCCTTGGGCATCTGTGCCTGACCAGTCAGTTGTGGGGGCAGGGCGAACACTACTTGCTGCGCAGCCTGAAAATCCAGGGCGATCTGCGCAATCATGCCTTGTTGGGCAATTTGTACGACAGCCTGGGTCGCCGCGATGAAGCCGTCGCTTATTGGCGCAAGGCTGCTGCCATGGCGGGCACCTTGCCGGTGCTGGCCATCTCCGGTGCCCTGCCGGCTGCCGACACGCATCTGGACCCTGCGCATGTCGATGGCGACAGCCTGCCGGGCGATGGCGATGCCCAGACTTTGCCTTACGATGCCAGCGCCATGGCGGCGGATCTGCCCGACAGTGGTCGCCCCTTGCCGGTGGTCGAGCCGGTGACTCCGGCCGCCAAACCCAGTCAGGATGTGTTGACCTCCTCCTCGGACCTGGATGATTATTTCGACACGGCACCCATACCTGGTGTCGATCTGTCCCAGACTTCGGATCGTCCCCGACGTTCCAACGATTAA
- the ppa gene encoding inorganic diphosphatase, translating into MSLDRVPAGKKLPDEFNVIVEIPMNSDPVKYEVDETGAIFVDRFMLTAMHYPCNYGYIPQTISDDGDPVDVLVIAPFPIQIGAVIACRAIGVLHMDDEAGGDAKLLAVPTDKLYPLYRHIQSPDDLQPEELERIKHFFEHYKDIEKGKWVKVKGWDGVEAAKKEIVDGAKRFADSQA; encoded by the coding sequence ATGAGCCTAGATCGCGTGCCAGCCGGCAAGAAACTGCCCGACGAATTCAACGTCATCGTCGAAATCCCCATGAACTCCGATCCCGTCAAATACGAGGTTGACGAGACCGGTGCTATTTTCGTGGATCGCTTTATGCTGACCGCGATGCACTATCCATGCAATTACGGGTACATCCCCCAAACCATTTCGGACGACGGCGACCCAGTGGACGTGCTGGTCATTGCGCCATTTCCTATCCAGATCGGCGCTGTGATCGCCTGCCGCGCCATCGGCGTGCTGCACATGGACGACGAAGCCGGTGGTGACGCCAAGTTGCTGGCCGTGCCGACCGATAAGCTGTATCCCCTGTACCGCCACATTCAGTCGCCCGATGATCTGCAGCCTGAAGAGCTGGAGCGCATCAAGCACTTCTTCGAGCATTACAAAGACATCGAAAAAGGCAAATGGGTGAAGGTCAAGGGTTGGGATGGTGTGGAAGCCGCCAAGAAGGAAATCGTCGACGGCGCCAAGCGTTTCGCAGACAGCCAAGCCTGA